One segment of Coffea arabica cultivar ET-39 chromosome 7c, Coffea Arabica ET-39 HiFi, whole genome shotgun sequence DNA contains the following:
- the LOC140010451 gene encoding protein SMALL AUXIN UP-REGULATED RNA 9-like: MALKKGTKHAATQTAALKQILKKCSSFGRKNAGHDHDNSLPHDVPKGHFAVYVGQNRTRYIIPISWLEHPEFQSLLQRAEEEFGFNHEMGLTIPCDEEVFCSLFSMIR, encoded by the coding sequence ATGGCTCTTAAGAAAGGAACAAAACATGCCGCTACTCAAACGGCGGCCCTCAAACAAATCCTCAAAAAGTGTTCAAGTTTTGGAAGGAAGAATGCTGGTCATGATCACGACAATAGCCTTCCACATGATGTCCCAAAAGGCCATTTTGCAGTATATGTTGGCCAAAATAGGACCAGATACATCATCCCCATTTCTTGGTTGGAACACCCGGAATTCCAGAGCTTGTTACAACGAGCTGAAGAAGAGTTTGGCTTCAACCATGAGATGGGCCTCACCATTCCTTGTGATGAAGAAGTTTTTTGCTCTCTATTTTCCATGATCAGATAA
- the LOC113701653 gene encoding transcription initiation factor TFIID subunit 14b-like isoform X2, with translation MPQNLQGECQPDGTNESTPKIQRIKITRPSEDSEKKIAVKRVKDVEVSVPIVYGTIAFWLGRKASETLSHKWTVYVRGATNEDLGVVIKRAVFQLHPSFNNPVRVVESPPFEISECGWGEFEIAISLFFHNDVCDKQLDLYHHLKLYSEEDSGPQSTKKPVVVETYNEIVFPEPPADFLARVQNHPAVVVPRLPATLSLPPAPVQEVHESGRGDTKDHTLSPWFVNFSEADELLKLAAARQQFLHDRCKLTL, from the exons ATGCCTCAAAATTTGCAAGGTGAATGTCAACCAGATGGGACCAATGAGTCCACTCCCAAAATACAACGTATTAAAATCACTAGGCCTTCCGAAGATTCCGAAAAGAAG ATTGCAGTGAAGAGGGTCAAAGATGTGGAAGTTTCTGTTCCTATAGTTTATGGAACAATAGCATTTTGGCTTGGTAGAAAAGCCAGCGA AACTCTGTCGCATAAGTGGACAGTTTATGTTCGTGGGGCCACAAATGAGGATCTTGGTGTTGTAATTAAGCGAGCTGTATTTCAGTTGCATCCAAGCTTTAATAATCCTGTGAGAGTTGTTGAATCACCACCGTTTGAGATATCTGAATGTGGTTGGGGTGAATTTGAAATTGCTATCTCCCTTTTCTTCCACAATGATGTCTGTGACAAGCAGTTAGACTT GTATCACCATTTGAAGTTGTATTCTGAAGAGGACAGCGGACCTCAGTCAACTAAAAAACCTGTTGTTGTGGAAACATACAATGAGATTGTTTTCCCTGAACCACCTGCAGATTTCTTAGCTCGTGTCCAGAATCATCCTGCAGTAGTTGTGCCTCGACTTCCTGCCACGTTAAGTCTGCCTCCAG CTCCAGTTCAAGAGGTGCATGAAAGTGGCAGAGGTGACACAAAAGATCATACGCTTAGCCCATGGTTCGTCAATTTCTCGGAGGCAGATGAACTGCTAAAGCTTGCCGCAGCTCGTCAACAG TTCTTGCATGATAGGTGCAAGCTCACATTATGA
- the LOC113695322 gene encoding WEB family protein At1g12150-like, whose translation MFGFHIRTRSLDSTIPTGLPKPIVGTSRSSNGSSPRTEVGEVDTSVPFQSVKAAVSLFGDAVTLPRFNNDDNNKKEQRVLEKESALHLDLKQLEDFRARLKCTKTTKAQAFWELEKANRTLQELTNKFEIITESKQAAIEETEATKQRAKELEEQKSSRQHLGIDAWKQDVDNERKPYKASAAELISAKQELTTLRQDFDRVLEAKLAAFQEVANAQHLIQVYRDRLTRISSEITTLHDTLGEVKLATLQVQEEGNEHREEKQARFQSHQTTKEQVVLKIKSLKEEFDASEILEEKLEETTEAIKLLQEQLQNVRESDMSFLKIAIAELDATRKLREIVQEQNLQRSSIDFLKEKLDNVKRDHSKLKDKASEAELTAETLQSELERYKAQLNAALAGDPQGESDDMRLKLQQLVSEVENARQGAEEIKKDISLLKQDAETTREPIPSEWNRKLLSFYRNIHPRAFPYFAMLPVNQFLHSTIFSSSCLPQLLAICIDGKP comes from the exons ATGTTCGGATTCCATATACGAACTCGTTCCTTGGATTCTACAATTCCGACGGGTTTGCCGAAACCAATAGTAGGAACTTCAAGATCCAGCAATGGAAGCTCTCCAAGAACTGAGGTGGGAGAGGTGGATACCAGCGTTCCATTTCAATCTGTCAAGGCCGCGGTTAGCTTATTTGGGGATGCTGTAACCTTGCCTAGGTTCAACAACGACGACAACAACAAGAA GGAGCAGAGAGTGCTCGAGAAAGAATCCGCTCTTCACTTGGACCTCAAGCAACTGGAGGACTTCAGGGCACGACTCAAATGCACAAAAACCACAAAAGCTCAAGCTTTCTGGGAACTAGAGAAAGCCAATAGAACACTACAGGAATTGACAAACAAGTTTGAAATCATTACTGAATCCAAGCAAGCGGCTATCGAGGAAACAGAAGCTACAAAGCAAAGAGCCAAGGAGCTCGAGGAACAAAAATCCAGCAGACAACACCTTGGCATTGATGCTTGGAAACAGGACGTCGACAACGAAAGAAAACCATATAAGGCCTCCGCTGCTGAGCTCATTTCTGCAAAACAAGAGCTTACAACCCTCCGACAGGATTTTGATCGAGTTCTCGAAGCAAAACTGGCTGCATTTCAAGAGGTTGCGAACGCCCAACACCTCATCCAAGTTTACCGAGACAGGCTAACTCGAATTTCCAGTGAAATCACCACCTTGCACGATACACTGGGAGAGGTCAAGTTGGCCACTCTCCAGGTGCAAGAAGAAGGAAACGAGCATCGTGAAGAAAAGCAGGCTCGCTTCCAATCTCACCAAACAACCAAGGAACAAGTAGTGCTGAAAATCAAATCATTGAAAGAAGAATTTGATGCTAGCGAAATTCTCGAGGAAAAGCTCGAAGAAACAACGGAGGCAATCAAGCTTTTGCAAGAACAGCTGCAAAATGTTAGAGAATCAGATATGTCCTTTCTGAAAATCGCCATAGCAGAGCTTGATGCTACAAGAAAACTGCGAGAAATTGTGCAGGAACAAAACTTACAAAGAAGCTCAATAGATTTCCTTAAGGAGAAACTTGATAATGTCAAGAGGGACCATTCTAAATTGAAGGACAAGGCATCGGAAGCAGAATTAACAGCTGAAACTTTGCAAAGTGAATTGGAGAGATATAAAGCACAGCTCAACGCAGCTCTTGCAGGAGATCCCCAAGGAGAGTCCGATGATATGCGCTTAAAACTCCAGCAGCTGGTGTCGGAGGTTGAAAATGCTAGGCAGGGAGCAGAAGAGATCAAGAAGGATATCTCATTACTTAAGCAAGATGCTGAAACAACACGTGAACCAATTCCGTCGGAATGGAATAGAAAACTGCTGTCATTCTATCGGAATATTCATCCTCGAGCTTTTCCTTACTTTGCTATGTTGCCCGTGAACCAATTTCTCCATTCCACTATATTTTCGTCATCTTGTCTCCCTCAATTGCTGGCAATTTGCATCgatggaaaaccctaa
- the LOC113701652 gene encoding uncharacterized protein — MATEEDVNLAGFKSQLSQTQLDWKQEMERNQAQVDALQVKLLEVKLCVQGSEEDTKKELDLLWRRVKTTATMLTYLKSKARIVAVPHLAHTSCGIKQVDGVGLVDKNGVPLSGWSRNVDLSPFEDLEEETWTKLTSDNDLLDEQDGAYIGELLKGVQMVTDVMECLVKRVLVAESETALEKEKVTVGQEEIKRKAVQIENMSTKLEEMENFALGTNCILNEMRQRVEELVGETSRQRQRAAENELELARVKRDFESLKTYVSSLISVRETLLSSEKQFQTIERLFERLVAKTSQLESEKMQKEAEVQKLMEENVRLSALLDKKEAQLLAMNEQCKVMALSSSNI, encoded by the exons ATGGCAACAGAAGAAGATGTCAACCTGGCAGGTTTTAAGTCTCAGTTGAGCCAAACCCAGTTGGATTGGAAGCAGGAGATGGAAAGAAACCAGGCACAAGTGGATGCTTTGCAAGTAAAACTTCTAGAAGTAAAGTTATGTGTACAAGGGTCCGAGGAAGACACAAAGAAGGAGTTGGATCTTTTATGGCGACGAGTTAAAACTACTGCAACTATGTTAACATACTTGAAATCCAAAGCAAGAATCGTGGCTGTTCCTCATCTGGCCCATACCTCCTGCGGCATAAAACAAGTGGATGGTGTGGGACTTGTGGACAAAAATGGTGTACCATTATCTGGATGGTCAAGGAACGTGGATCTTTCTCCATTTGAAGATTTAGAGGAAGAAACTTGGACAAAGCTTACCAGTGATAATGACTTACTTGATGAACAAGATGGAGCTTATATTGGTGAACTACTGAAAGGTGTACAAATGGTGACAGATGTTATGGAATGCCTTGTCAAGAGGGTTTTAGTGGCAGAATCTGAAACTGCTTTGGAGAAGGAGAAGGTAACAGTAGGCCAGGAAGAGATAAAAAGAAAGGCAGTTCAAATTGAAAACATGTCTACAAAGTTAGAGGAGATGGAAAATTTTGCTTTGGGAACAAACTGTATTCTGAATGAGATGCGACAAAGGGTTGAAGAGTTGGTTGGGGAAACTTCTAGACAGAGGCAAAGAGCTGCAGAAAATGAGTTAGAGCTTGCTCGTGTTAAGCGAGATTTTGAATCACTAAAAACTTATGTCAGTAGTCTTATTAGTGTAAGAGAGACGCTTCTTTCATCAGAAAAGCAATTTCAGACAATTGAGAGGCTTTTTGAGCG GCTAGTAGCAAAGACTAGTCAGTTGGAGAGTGAGAAAATGCAGAAAGAGGCTGAAGTTCAGAAACTTATGGAAGAGAATGTGAGGCTTAGTGCTCTGCTTGACAAGAAAGAGGCGCAGCTCTTAGCCATGAATGAGCAGTGCAAGGTTATGGCGCTGAGTTCTTCGAACATCTGA
- the LOC113701653 gene encoding transcription initiation factor TFIID subunit 14b-like isoform X1 produces the protein MPQNLQGECQPDGTNESTPKIQRIKITRPSEDSEKKIAVKRVKDVEVSVPIVYGTIAFWLGRKASETLSHKWTVYVRGATNEDLGVVIKRAVFQLHPSFNNPVRVVESPPFEISECGWGEFEIAISLFFHNDVCDKQLDLYHHLKLYSEEDSGPQSTKKPVVVETYNEIVFPEPPADFLARVQNHPAVVVPRLPATLSLPPAPVQEVHESGRGDTKDHTLSPWFVNFSEADELLKLAAARQQVQAHIMKLRRQLSMMDGMPQSLKPASG, from the exons ATGCCTCAAAATTTGCAAGGTGAATGTCAACCAGATGGGACCAATGAGTCCACTCCCAAAATACAACGTATTAAAATCACTAGGCCTTCCGAAGATTCCGAAAAGAAG ATTGCAGTGAAGAGGGTCAAAGATGTGGAAGTTTCTGTTCCTATAGTTTATGGAACAATAGCATTTTGGCTTGGTAGAAAAGCCAGCGA AACTCTGTCGCATAAGTGGACAGTTTATGTTCGTGGGGCCACAAATGAGGATCTTGGTGTTGTAATTAAGCGAGCTGTATTTCAGTTGCATCCAAGCTTTAATAATCCTGTGAGAGTTGTTGAATCACCACCGTTTGAGATATCTGAATGTGGTTGGGGTGAATTTGAAATTGCTATCTCCCTTTTCTTCCACAATGATGTCTGTGACAAGCAGTTAGACTT GTATCACCATTTGAAGTTGTATTCTGAAGAGGACAGCGGACCTCAGTCAACTAAAAAACCTGTTGTTGTGGAAACATACAATGAGATTGTTTTCCCTGAACCACCTGCAGATTTCTTAGCTCGTGTCCAGAATCATCCTGCAGTAGTTGTGCCTCGACTTCCTGCCACGTTAAGTCTGCCTCCAG CTCCAGTTCAAGAGGTGCATGAAAGTGGCAGAGGTGACACAAAAGATCATACGCTTAGCCCATGGTTCGTCAATTTCTCGGAGGCAGATGAACTGCTAAAGCTTGCCGCAGCTCGTCAACAG GTGCAAGCTCACATTATGAAGCTGAGAAGGCAATTGAGCATGATGGATGGGATGCCCCAATCTCTTAAACCAGCCTCTGGTTAG
- the LOC113701717 gene encoding small nuclear ribonucleoprotein SmD3b-like, which translates to MSRSLGIPVKLLHEATGHIVTVELKSGELYRGSMVECEDNWNCQLENITFTAKDGKVSQLEHVFIRGSKVRFMVIPDMLKNAPMFKRLEARIKGKGSALGVGRGRAVAMRARAQAAGRGAPPGRGVVPPVRR; encoded by the exons ATGAGTCGTAGCTTAGGAATACCGGTGAAGCTTCTACACGAAGCCACAGGACACATCGTGACCGTAGAGCTGAAGAGCGGAGAGCTCTACAGAGGCAGCATGGTTGAATGCGAAGACAATTGGAATTGCCAGCTCGAGAACATCACTTTCACAGCTAAG GATGGCAAGGTATCACAACTGGAGCATGTTTTCATTCGAGGAAGCAAAGTCAG GTTTATGGTGATTCCAGATATGCTTAAGAATGCTCCAATGTTCAAACGTCTAGAAGCTAGAATCAAG GGCAAGGGTTCAGCACTTGGCGTTGGACGGGGACGTGCTGTTGCCATGAGAGCCAGG GCTCAGGCTGCTGGTCGTGGAGCTCCACCTGGTAGGGGCGTTGTGCCACCTGTAAGGAGGTGA